From Coriobacteriia bacterium, the proteins below share one genomic window:
- a CDS encoding ABC transporter ATP-binding protein, protein MLTVTDLKTAYGKIEALKGISVSVSEGEIVTLIGANGAGKSTTLKTISGQLNPVSGSIDFEGENIAGTDAHKVAMKRIVQVPEGRRVFSRMTVLENLEMGSFLRNDKEGIARDLDHVFELFPRLKERIAQKGGTLSGGEQQMLAMGRGLMADPKLLMLDEPSMGLAPVVVETIFEIIQKLNEDGITILLVEQNANLALSIADRGYVLETGEIKLQGSGRELLANDDVRKAYLGEG, encoded by the coding sequence GTGCTCACAGTCACCGACCTGAAGACCGCTTACGGCAAGATCGAGGCGCTCAAAGGCATCTCGGTCAGCGTCAGCGAGGGCGAGATCGTCACGTTGATCGGCGCGAATGGCGCGGGGAAGTCAACGACACTCAAGACGATCTCCGGTCAGCTGAACCCCGTCTCGGGAAGCATCGACTTCGAGGGTGAGAACATCGCCGGGACCGACGCGCACAAAGTGGCCATGAAGCGCATCGTCCAGGTTCCCGAGGGGCGACGCGTCTTCTCGCGCATGACCGTTCTCGAGAACCTCGAGATGGGTTCGTTTCTCCGCAACGACAAAGAGGGAATCGCCCGCGATCTGGACCATGTGTTCGAGCTCTTTCCTCGGCTCAAGGAGCGCATCGCTCAGAAGGGCGGCACCCTGTCTGGTGGCGAGCAGCAGATGCTGGCTATGGGACGCGGCCTGATGGCGGACCCGAAACTGCTGATGCTCGACGAGCCGTCCATGGGGTTGGCGCCGGTGGTCGTCGAGACGATCTTCGAGATCATCCAGAAGCTCAACGAAGACGGCATCACCATTCTGCTCGTCGAGCAGAATGCGAACCTGGCACTATCGATCGCAGACCGGGGCTACGTGCTTGAGACCGGCGAGATCAAGCTCCAGGGAAGCGGCAGGGAGCTGCTTGCTAACGACGACGTCCGCAAGGCGTATCTCGGCGAGGGGTAG
- a CDS encoding ABC transporter ATP-binding protein, with protein sequence MARVVEANNVTMQFGGLKAVSNVTMNVEEGEIVALIGPNGAGKTTFFNLLTGIYTPTEGTLTFEGQSVGGVKPHKIAKMGISRTFQNIRLFQNMTALENVMVGRHTRTKEGPIGAIFRTPKFKREERQTESKAREWLQFVGLENVANELAKNLPYGDQRRLEIARALATEPRLILLDEPAAGMNPQETQSLNGLVRKVRENGVTVLLIEHDMKVVMDIADRIYVLDFGELIAQGLPAEIQRDPKVIEAYLGKGAEAMMAAHDEIREEVPVAGGEE encoded by the coding sequence ATGGCACGCGTGGTAGAAGCAAACAACGTCACGATGCAGTTCGGCGGCCTCAAGGCCGTGAGCAACGTGACCATGAATGTCGAAGAGGGCGAGATCGTCGCGCTCATCGGCCCCAACGGCGCCGGCAAGACGACGTTCTTCAACCTGCTCACCGGCATCTACACGCCGACTGAAGGGACGCTGACCTTCGAGGGCCAGTCCGTCGGTGGCGTCAAACCACACAAGATTGCCAAGATGGGCATCTCACGCACGTTCCAAAACATCAGGCTCTTCCAGAACATGACCGCGCTCGAGAACGTCATGGTCGGACGTCACACGCGAACCAAGGAAGGCCCCATCGGCGCGATCTTTCGTACGCCGAAGTTCAAGCGTGAGGAGCGTCAGACCGAGAGCAAGGCGCGCGAGTGGCTGCAGTTCGTAGGCCTTGAGAACGTCGCAAACGAGCTCGCGAAGAACCTGCCCTACGGTGACCAGCGCCGACTTGAGATCGCGCGAGCCCTGGCGACGGAGCCCCGGCTCATCCTGCTCGACGAGCCGGCCGCAGGCATGAACCCGCAGGAGACCCAGTCGCTCAACGGCCTGGTTCGCAAGGTGCGCGAAAATGGCGTGACGGTGCTTCTTATCGAGCACGACATGAAGGTCGTCATGGACATCGCGGACCGCATCTACGTCCTGGACTTCGGCGAGCTCATCGCGCAGGGGCTGCCCGCAGAGATTCAGCGTGATCCCAAGGTCATCGAGGCGTACCTCGGCAAGGGCGCGGAAGCCATGATGGCCGCGCACGATGAGATCCGCGAGGAAGTACCCGTCGCAGGCGGGGAGGAGTAA
- a CDS encoding ABC transporter ATP-binding protein has product MGGSKMNVATKVASDKMTPARIALFVGIGLVVALAPIIFQGFGQLFMVRILAIVGLYVMLALGLNIVVGYAGLLDLGYIAFYAIGAYAGMIGGMPLSNWLAVTFPDQPWMPGLSYFIMIPIAAVAAMLTGVALGTPVLRLRGDYLAIVTLGFGEIVRIALNNNVLNLSNGAAGLPKAGEVVPKPFGLEWLAGVTYFKLPEIGPNGFTFLFTANVYWYYIIVLLCLLTIFVVRRLDDSRLGRSWTAMREDEVAAASMGVNITGAKLYAFSLGALWGGIAGITFANFQGFVSPESFTFMESVFVVCVVVLGGMGSIPGAIVGALIIQGVPEFIRGMASSGILDLSAEAQSAVSNYRYLVFGLLMVIMMAWRPQGILPSKRRARELHPDDDKTLDDMNQTIYDAQHDTATPGEDL; this is encoded by the coding sequence ATGGGCGGGAGCAAAATGAACGTGGCGACCAAAGTCGCCTCAGACAAGATGACGCCAGCACGGATCGCCCTGTTCGTGGGCATCGGCCTCGTCGTGGCACTCGCCCCGATCATCTTCCAGGGATTCGGGCAGCTCTTCATGGTCCGCATCCTGGCAATCGTCGGCCTCTACGTCATGTTGGCGCTCGGCCTCAACATCGTGGTCGGCTACGCGGGGCTGCTCGATCTCGGCTACATCGCGTTCTACGCCATCGGCGCCTACGCGGGCATGATCGGCGGGATGCCACTTTCGAACTGGCTGGCCGTCACGTTCCCTGATCAGCCGTGGATGCCGGGGCTGTCGTACTTCATCATGATTCCGATCGCCGCAGTCGCGGCCATGCTCACCGGTGTCGCACTCGGCACGCCTGTTCTGCGCTTGCGCGGCGACTACCTCGCGATTGTCACACTGGGCTTCGGCGAGATCGTCCGCATCGCCCTGAACAACAACGTGCTCAACCTTTCCAACGGTGCCGCCGGTCTGCCCAAGGCGGGCGAGGTGGTTCCCAAGCCGTTCGGACTCGAATGGCTCGCGGGAGTGACGTACTTCAAGCTCCCGGAGATCGGACCGAACGGGTTCACGTTCCTGTTCACGGCGAACGTGTACTGGTACTACATCATCGTGTTGCTGTGTCTGCTGACCATCTTCGTGGTGCGCCGTCTTGATGACTCGCGTCTTGGTCGCTCGTGGACCGCCATGCGCGAGGATGAAGTGGCTGCGGCCTCGATGGGCGTCAACATCACGGGTGCGAAGCTCTACGCCTTCTCGCTGGGCGCCCTATGGGGCGGTATCGCCGGCATCACGTTTGCGAACTTCCAGGGCTTTGTGAGTCCGGAGTCCTTCACGTTCATGGAGTCGGTTTTCGTGGTCTGCGTCGTCGTCCTCGGCGGCATGGGGTCCATCCCTGGGGCCATCGTCGGCGCGCTCATCATCCAGGGCGTACCTGAGTTCATTCGCGGGATGGCTTCGTCGGGCATCTTGGATCTCTCCGCAGAAGCCCAGTCTGCCGTCTCGAACTACCGGTACCTCGTGTTCGGACTGCTCATGGTCATCATGATGGCGTGGAGACCGCAGGGGATCCTGCCGTCAAAGCGCAGGGCGCGCGAGCTGCATCCGGATGACGACAAGACGCTCGACGATATGAACCAGACCATCTATGACGCTCAGCACGACACCGCAACCCCGGGCGAGGACTTGTAG
- a CDS encoding branched-chain amino acid ABC transporter permease, whose amino-acid sequence MSSADVIIQQLMNGVTLGGMYALIALGYTLVYGILLMINFAHSEMFMGGAYVGLGMLLWLTNESFPASEFFTGSTFGLIALYVIVFAVSALAIGVLGVVIERLAYRPLRHAPRLAPLISAIGVSIFLQNAVLLWVDSKALPYPMFFPVKPAITIGGATLSTLQLLIIGTSLALLFILDTFISRTKIGKAMRATSQDREAAGLMGININYIIALAFFIGPALGAVAGVFHGMYYGTVVFSMGFIPGIKSFTAAVLGGIGNLRGAMLGGFTLGIVESLGAGFLSTGYKDVIAFGILILVLIFRPGGLLGESVVEKV is encoded by the coding sequence GTGTCGTCTGCAGACGTCATCATCCAACAGCTCATGAACGGCGTGACCTTGGGTGGCATGTACGCGCTCATCGCGCTCGGGTACACGCTCGTCTATGGCATCCTGCTCATGATCAACTTCGCGCACTCGGAGATGTTCATGGGCGGCGCGTACGTAGGTCTCGGCATGCTGCTGTGGCTTACCAACGAGAGCTTTCCTGCTAGTGAATTCTTCACGGGCAGCACCTTCGGGCTGATCGCGCTCTACGTGATCGTCTTCGCCGTTTCGGCGCTGGCCATCGGCGTTCTGGGGGTCGTGATCGAACGGTTGGCCTATCGGCCGCTGCGTCATGCGCCTCGTTTGGCCCCGCTCATCTCAGCCATCGGCGTGTCGATCTTCCTTCAGAACGCCGTGCTGCTGTGGGTGGACTCGAAGGCCCTCCCGTATCCCATGTTCTTCCCGGTGAAGCCGGCGATCACGATCGGTGGAGCCACCCTGAGTACGCTGCAACTGCTCATCATCGGCACCTCGCTCGCACTGCTGTTCATCTTGGACACGTTCATTTCGCGCACCAAGATAGGCAAGGCGATGCGCGCGACCTCGCAGGACCGCGAGGCTGCAGGCCTCATGGGCATCAACATCAACTACATCATCGCGCTCGCCTTCTTCATCGGTCCGGCGCTCGGCGCGGTCGCTGGTGTGTTTCATGGTATGTACTACGGAACCGTCGTGTTCTCGATGGGCTTCATCCCGGGAATCAAGTCGTTCACAGCGGCGGTTCTCGGTGGAATCGGAAACCTACGTGGAGCCATGCTCGGGGGCTTCACTCTTGGCATCGTCGAATCGCTTGGAGCCGGGTTCCTCTCTACCGGCTATAAGGATGTCATCGCGTTTGGCATCCTCATTCTTGTCCTGATCTTCCGGCCGGGCGGCCTGCTCGGCGAATCCGTAGTGGAGAAGGTGTAA
- a CDS encoding branched-chain amino acid ABC transporter substrate-binding protein, with the protein MKVRNRRLLAIMAALVAVSMIATGCGGGETTDTGEEPAAEAMAIKIGIGAPLTQGAVALGQGMKRGAGLAISQANESAEAKELGITFQAVDGDDQGDPKTGVTVANTFASDPNLVGVMGHLNSGVSIPASKVYQDNKIVMVSPASTNPALTLQGFSAVNRVCATDDVQGPVGAESAFGKLGFKSVVVIDDSTPYGEGLAAEFAKKFEELGGKVLFTEKTSDKDSDFNALVTKIKAANPDLIYYGGIYNAGAILAKQASDAGVKAPLMGGDGLYDGEYINLAGAEQAEGDFCTSIGLPVDKLPKGQEFSAAYKALFPNDEIAAYDAYSYDAANVIIAATLAVAKEMGADAVTSPEGRDAIIAAVRGFSGEGVTGPISFDENGDTTNKAITTYKVVSGAWAAEILPE; encoded by the coding sequence ATGAAGGTGCGCAACAGGCGCCTCCTCGCCATCATGGCGGCCCTCGTCGCGGTTTCTATGATCGCGACGGGCTGCGGTGGCGGAGAGACCACGGACACAGGCGAGGAGCCTGCGGCCGAAGCAATGGCCATCAAGATCGGTATCGGTGCCCCGCTGACCCAGGGCGCGGTTGCTCTTGGCCAGGGCATGAAGCGCGGCGCTGGCCTCGCCATCAGCCAGGCCAACGAGAGCGCTGAGGCCAAGGAGCTTGGCATCACGTTCCAGGCGGTTGACGGTGACGACCAGGGTGACCCGAAGACCGGCGTGACCGTGGCCAACACCTTCGCGTCGGACCCGAACCTCGTGGGCGTCATGGGCCACCTGAACTCAGGTGTCTCCATCCCCGCGTCGAAGGTCTACCAGGACAACAAGATCGTCATGGTCTCCCCGGCCTCGACGAACCCCGCTCTCACGCTGCAGGGCTTCTCCGCCGTCAACCGCGTCTGCGCGACCGACGACGTTCAGGGTCCTGTGGGCGCCGAGAGCGCTTTCGGCAAGCTGGGCTTCAAGAGCGTCGTTGTCATCGACGACTCGACGCCGTACGGCGAGGGCCTCGCGGCTGAGTTCGCCAAGAAGTTCGAGGAGCTGGGCGGCAAGGTCCTCTTCACCGAGAAGACCTCCGATAAGGATTCGGACTTCAACGCCCTGGTCACCAAGATCAAGGCCGCGAATCCCGACCTCATCTACTACGGTGGCATCTACAACGCTGGCGCGATCCTGGCCAAGCAGGCCTCTGACGCCGGCGTCAAGGCGCCCCTCATGGGCGGCGACGGTCTCTACGACGGCGAGTACATCAACCTTGCTGGCGCCGAGCAGGCTGAGGGCGACTTCTGCACCTCTATCGGCCTCCCCGTCGACAAGCTGCCGAAGGGACAGGAGTTCTCTGCAGCGTACAAGGCCTTGTTCCCGAACGACGAGATCGCGGCCTACGACGCTTACTCCTACGACGCTGCCAACGTCATCATCGCGGCGACACTTGCGGTTGCCAAGGAGATGGGTGCCGACGCGGTCACCTCTCCTGAGGGTCGCGACGCGATCATCGCGGCCGTTCGCGGCTTCAGCGGCGAAGGCGTCACCGGTCCCATCTCGTTTGATGAGAACGGCGACACCACCAACAAGGCCATCACCACCTACAAAGTCGTGAGTGGCGCGTGGGCCGCGGAGATCCTGCCTGAGTAA
- a CDS encoding Rrf2 family transcriptional regulator, producing the protein MRVSQRLDYALQALVMLATMPAGTHIAAGDLAQNLRLPKRFVEQQVTLMAHAGIVTCRRGAAGGCALARPAAEITVAEVVEAVQGEVLDVPRQPGSASAELWAEAAGTLHSFLANVTLQELGRRQAELDADSQPLYYI; encoded by the coding sequence ATGCGAGTCTCCCAGCGGCTGGACTACGCACTGCAGGCGCTCGTCATGCTCGCCACGATGCCGGCGGGTACCCACATCGCTGCGGGGGACCTCGCCCAGAACCTGAGGTTGCCGAAGCGCTTCGTCGAGCAGCAGGTGACCCTCATGGCGCACGCCGGCATCGTGACCTGCCGTCGGGGTGCAGCGGGCGGATGCGCTCTTGCCCGACCTGCCGCGGAGATCACCGTGGCCGAGGTGGTGGAGGCCGTTCAGGGCGAGGTGCTCGACGTGCCGCGCCAACCGGGTTCGGCCAGCGCCGAGCTGTGGGCGGAGGCGGCGGGGACCCTGCACTCGTTCCTGGCGAATGTCACTCTCCAGGAGCTGGGCAGGCGGCAGGCCGAACTCGACGCGGATTCACAGCCTCTGTACTACATCTGA
- the cysK gene encoding cysteine synthase A: MGGFAHRFTDIAATIGHTPVVPLRTLSSGLPGTVLVKLESRNPGGSVKDRIGRAMIDDAESRGIIRPGESVLVEPTSGNTGIALAMVGATRGYRVILTMPESMSVERRKLLAAYGAELVLTPKERGMQGAVDEALRLVELTEGAFMPSQFDNPANPHVHYLTTGPEVDVATENDDLGAFVAGVGTGGTISGVGRYLKEHRPGALLIAVEPAESPLITQTRAGEPLAPAPHLIQGIGANFVPANLAIELLDEVLTVSGADAIATARRLASEEGMLVGISSGANVAAALRIAAREEMAGRVIVTVAPSTGERYLSTALWEQAG, from the coding sequence ATGGGCGGATTTGCACACAGGTTCACCGACATCGCTGCAACCATCGGGCACACCCCGGTCGTCCCGCTGCGCACTCTGAGCAGCGGATTACCGGGGACGGTGCTCGTCAAGCTCGAGTCGCGCAACCCGGGTGGTTCGGTCAAGGACCGCATCGGACGTGCCATGATCGACGACGCCGAATCGCGCGGGATCATCCGCCCGGGCGAGTCGGTCCTCGTGGAGCCCACGAGCGGCAACACGGGAATCGCGCTTGCGATGGTGGGGGCCACACGGGGCTACCGCGTCATTCTGACCATGCCGGAGTCGATGTCTGTCGAGCGGCGCAAACTGCTTGCGGCCTACGGCGCCGAGCTCGTGTTGACCCCCAAGGAGCGGGGGATGCAGGGTGCGGTCGACGAGGCCTTGCGCCTGGTCGAGCTGACCGAAGGCGCGTTCATGCCGAGCCAGTTCGACAACCCGGCAAACCCGCACGTGCACTACCTGACCACCGGGCCGGAGGTCGACGTGGCGACCGAGAACGATGACCTCGGGGCCTTCGTGGCGGGCGTGGGCACCGGCGGGACCATCAGCGGCGTGGGCCGCTATCTGAAGGAGCACCGCCCCGGCGCGCTCCTGATCGCGGTCGAGCCCGCAGAGTCGCCCCTGATCACCCAGACACGGGCCGGCGAACCGCTTGCTCCCGCCCCCCATCTCATTCAGGGCATCGGCGCGAACTTCGTTCCGGCCAACCTGGCCATCGAGCTGCTCGACGAAGTGCTCACGGTGTCTGGCGCCGATGCGATCGCCACGGCTCGCAGGCTCGCCTCGGAGGAGGGCATGCTCGTGGGCATCTCAAGCGGAGCCAACGTGGCAGCCGCACTCAGGATCGCCGCGCGCGAGGAGATGGCCGGACGCGTCATCGTCACGGTGGCACCGTCGACCGGCGAGCGTTACCTGAGCACCGCGCTGTGGGAACAGGCCGGGTAG
- a CDS encoding NfeD family protein encodes MEFDWVWVWVSLAVILSVAEIFTGGFFLLPFGIGAAVAALIQFFWGPSSIGWQWAAFVGVSSVLLVTMRRFADHITDNDVPQSMAANRLLGKTGVLLGAIEPPECQGLVRVDREEWRAESPGCSVLMPGTQVEVIGVEGAHLVVRPLSEASATDA; translated from the coding sequence ATGGAATTCGACTGGGTCTGGGTGTGGGTATCGCTGGCGGTCATTCTGAGCGTCGCTGAGATCTTCACCGGAGGATTCTTCCTGCTTCCCTTCGGCATCGGAGCCGCCGTCGCGGCACTGATTCAGTTCTTCTGGGGGCCCAGCTCCATCGGTTGGCAGTGGGCCGCTTTCGTCGGGGTATCGAGCGTTCTGCTGGTGACGATGCGCCGCTTCGCCGACCACATCACTGACAACGACGTCCCGCAGTCCATGGCCGCCAACCGCCTGCTGGGCAAGACCGGCGTCCTCCTCGGCGCAATTGAACCGCCTGAGTGCCAAGGACTTGTCCGCGTGGACCGTGAAGAGTGGCGGGCAGAGTCACCCGGCTGTTCGGTTCTCATGCCCGGTACCCAGGTCGAAGTGATCGGGGTCGAAGGTGCCCATCTCGTCGTACGACCGTTGAGCGAAGCGTCGGCAACCGACGCCTGA
- a CDS encoding SPFH domain-containing protein, with amino-acid sequence MFGALFALIYFAAAIRIVRPYQKGVLERLGKYQKTFEPGLHVIIPFFDKITKVDMRENVVDVPPQEVITKDNVVVTVDAVVYYEATDPVKLIYNVANFYMAATKLAQTNLRNVIGEMQLDESLTSREKINATLRQILDDATDKWGVRVVRVELQRIEPPLDVTEAMHRQMKAERTRRALILEADGDKQAAITRAEGSKQAAILDAEGRATAIKEVATAEKFQKIAVAEGEAQAIETVYAAIHRGDPTSDLLAVRYLDALPKIANGQATKIFMPYEISDVLGAIGGLAEAFKSGSTPIDAPNNAV; translated from the coding sequence ATGTTCGGGGCGCTGTTCGCGCTCATCTACTTCGCTGCGGCGATCCGCATCGTCCGTCCGTACCAGAAAGGCGTGCTCGAGCGCCTCGGCAAGTACCAGAAGACCTTCGAGCCGGGGCTGCACGTCATCATCCCGTTCTTCGACAAGATCACTAAGGTCGACATGCGAGAAAACGTGGTCGACGTGCCCCCGCAGGAAGTCATCACCAAAGACAACGTCGTCGTCACCGTCGACGCCGTCGTCTACTACGAGGCCACCGATCCCGTGAAGCTCATCTACAACGTGGCGAACTTCTACATGGCAGCAACCAAGCTCGCCCAGACGAACCTGAGAAACGTCATCGGCGAGATGCAACTGGACGAGTCACTGACCAGCCGCGAGAAGATCAACGCCACGCTGCGACAGATCCTCGATGACGCCACGGACAAGTGGGGCGTGCGCGTGGTGCGCGTGGAGCTGCAGCGCATCGAGCCGCCGCTGGACGTCACCGAGGCCATGCACCGCCAGATGAAGGCGGAGCGCACGCGGCGAGCACTCATCCTCGAAGCCGATGGCGACAAGCAGGCCGCCATCACGCGCGCTGAAGGTTCGAAGCAGGCGGCTATCCTCGATGCCGAAGGTCGCGCGACCGCCATCAAGGAAGTCGCAACTGCCGAGAAGTTCCAGAAGATCGCGGTCGCCGAGGGCGAGGCCCAGGCCATCGAAACGGTGTATGCGGCTATCCACCGTGGCGATCCCACGAGCGATCTGCTCGCCGTGCGCTACCTGGACGCACTGCCCAAGATCGCCAATGGCCAGGCGACCAAGATATTCATGCCCTACGAGATCAGCGACGTGCTGGGCGCGATAGGCGGACTCGCGGAGGCGTTCAAGAGCGGCTCAACCCCGATAGACGCACCCAACAACGCCGTCTGA
- a CDS encoding Rieske 2Fe-2S domain-containing protein, translated as MRRVFFEGTTVDDLKAYMGPFAERLGYKFNTEIEFVDEVLESELVVLERDGDVYCPCRVRVGDPKEDLKIVCPCIPFYLDEFAALRKCWCGLFIREDVEDGADLIGVIEQPEPGTQVDVPVCLVEDLQPGTARHVKVGKVDLAVVRVGEEVFALSNVCRHAFAPLDEGFVDGYALVCPWHGWRYDVRDGTTDHPNADVRTFPAMIRNGEVLVTVPLGRAR; from the coding sequence GTGCGCCGCGTCTTCTTCGAGGGTACGACCGTCGACGATCTCAAGGCCTACATGGGGCCGTTCGCGGAGCGTCTCGGTTACAAGTTCAACACCGAGATCGAGTTCGTCGACGAGGTGTTGGAGAGCGAGCTCGTCGTCCTCGAGCGTGACGGCGACGTCTACTGTCCGTGTCGGGTGAGGGTGGGTGATCCCAAGGAGGACCTCAAGATCGTCTGCCCCTGCATTCCCTTCTACCTCGACGAGTTCGCCGCACTGCGCAAGTGCTGGTGCGGACTGTTCATCCGCGAAGATGTCGAAGACGGCGCCGACCTGATCGGCGTCATCGAGCAGCCTGAACCTGGCACTCAGGTCGACGTGCCGGTCTGCCTGGTCGAAGACCTTCAGCCCGGAACCGCGCGGCACGTGAAGGTGGGCAAGGTCGACCTTGCCGTCGTCCGAGTGGGCGAGGAGGTCTTCGCTCTGTCCAACGTCTGCCGCCATGCGTTCGCGCCGCTCGACGAGGGGTTTGTGGACGGGTATGCGCTCGTCTGTCCGTGGCACGGGTGGCGCTACGATGTGCGCGACGGCACCACGGACCACCCGAACGCCGATGTCAGGACGTTTCCGGCCATGATTCGCAACGGCGAGGTCCTGGTCACCGTACCGCTCGGCCGCGCGCGGTAG
- a CDS encoding glutaredoxin family protein — protein MKIHLYGLSTCPYCRMTKRYLDDHGITYDMTEVDLLDGDEKQAAIDEVKRLSNGTSFPVLVADDEVIVGFNKTKMADILGI, from the coding sequence ATGAAGATTCACCTATACGGTCTGTCGACTTGCCCGTACTGTCGCATGACCAAGCGCTATCTGGACGACCACGGCATCACCTACGACATGACCGAGGTCGACCTGCTCGATGGCGACGAGAAGCAGGCGGCGATCGATGAGGTGAAGCGCCTGTCCAACGGCACTTCCTTCCCGGTGCTCGTCGCTGACGACGAGGTCATCGTGGGCTTCAACAAGACCAAGATGGCTGACATCCTCGGCATCTAG
- a CDS encoding NAD(P)/FAD-dependent oxidoreductase, whose translation MAPSHDEEAPRADTDSDARRVLIAGGGYAGVTLAVKLGKALAKRSRTDVEIVLVEPNPCQQALSELDLVAVGPERPEFCELWLPAVLKGLPVRTCFDRVQGIDLAKRVVYTGDGHEVPYWRVAVCTGAVPSLPPVPGLAERAVTMWSVADAQELQRRVNDQMRAAARMPSAQDRRRALTFVVCGGGATGVEIIGTMGQLLPKRAEEIGLGREELSISLVEGRPQILYDLREEQRAKATARLEKLGVRVVTGSMVSHVTEDAVVLQDGRDVPASVLVWAGGAKADPHAADWGFEMDNANRLIAEADLKAKGHDDAYVLGDVAAFKHPETGRTLPMLAQYAIREAEHTADNILRELDGLPTEPFQPHMHGEFVSVGPSWGIGWALNMQLSGIPAIFMKRLTYVMYWWQVGGLRLAWSRTRELLAMQR comes from the coding sequence GTGGCACCGTCGCATGACGAAGAGGCTCCGCGCGCTGACACCGATTCCGACGCACGGCGCGTGCTGATCGCCGGAGGCGGCTACGCTGGTGTGACGCTCGCGGTGAAGCTGGGAAAGGCGCTTGCGAAGCGTTCCCGAACCGACGTCGAGATCGTGCTTGTCGAACCGAATCCCTGCCAGCAAGCGCTCTCCGAGCTCGATCTGGTCGCTGTGGGTCCGGAGCGTCCGGAGTTTTGCGAACTGTGGCTGCCCGCGGTGCTCAAAGGGCTGCCGGTGCGTACGTGCTTCGACAGAGTCCAAGGCATAGACCTCGCCAAGCGCGTGGTCTACACCGGCGACGGTCATGAAGTTCCGTATTGGCGAGTGGCCGTCTGCACGGGAGCGGTGCCCAGCCTGCCGCCGGTTCCCGGTCTGGCGGAGCGCGCGGTCACCATGTGGTCGGTGGCCGACGCACAGGAGCTCCAGCGCCGCGTGAACGACCAGATGAGGGCCGCCGCACGGATGCCCTCGGCGCAGGACCGACGTCGCGCACTTACCTTCGTGGTCTGCGGAGGGGGCGCCACCGGCGTGGAGATCATCGGCACCATGGGCCAGCTGCTGCCGAAACGCGCCGAAGAGATCGGCCTGGGCCGTGAGGAGTTGAGTATCTCGCTTGTCGAAGGACGCCCGCAGATCCTGTACGACCTGCGCGAGGAGCAGCGCGCCAAGGCCACTGCGCGCCTCGAGAAGCTCGGCGTACGCGTGGTGACCGGCTCGATGGTGTCGCACGTGACCGAGGATGCGGTGGTCCTGCAGGACGGGCGCGACGTGCCGGCCAGCGTTCTGGTGTGGGCCGGCGGGGCGAAGGCCGACCCTCATGCGGCCGACTGGGGCTTCGAGATGGACAACGCGAATCGTCTCATCGCCGAAGCCGACCTCAAGGCGAAGGGTCACGACGACGCCTACGTGCTGGGCGACGTGGCCGCGTTCAAGCACCCGGAGACGGGCCGCACCCTACCGATGCTCGCACAGTACGCCATACGCGAGGCGGAGCATACCGCTGACAACATCCTGCGCGAGCTCGACGGCCTGCCCACCGAGCCCTTCCAGCCGCACATGCACGGCGAGTTCGTCTCGGTGGGGCCGAGCTGGGGCATCGGCTGGGCGCTCAACATGCAACTATCCGGAATCCCCGCGATCTTCATGAAGCGGCTGACCTACGTCATGTACTGGTGGCAGGTCGGCGGTCTGCGCCTTGCGTGGAGCCGGACACGCGAGCTGTTGGCGATGCAGCGGTAG